In candidate division KSB1 bacterium, a single window of DNA contains:
- a CDS encoding dihydroorotate dehydrogenase electron transfer subunit, with protein MPALHSCPVVSNEQVTAQVFRLTVRAPRLATEAAPGQFVNVKVWEGPVPLWRRPFSVYSVDRDAGLVGLLFAVRGTGTRLLAGATPGDTLDVLGPLGRAFAPPPEERQPLLVAGGLGVAPVHFLAQEMSAQGLHPMVLLGARDAAALCALDDLARLPVVLHLATEDGSRGFKGPVTELLATVLTDFHHNGVAVYACGPVGMLREVTRICTAKRVWGQICLETLMACGIGACMGCAVPTHATSAGPNYKLVCKDGPVFDVRELDLER; from the coding sequence ATGCCCGCACTTCATTCTTGCCCTGTGGTGAGCAACGAGCAGGTGACTGCGCAGGTCTTCCGCCTGACAGTGCGGGCCCCACGTCTCGCTACCGAGGCCGCCCCTGGCCAGTTCGTTAATGTCAAGGTTTGGGAGGGGCCTGTCCCTCTGTGGCGCCGGCCTTTCAGCGTCTATTCTGTAGACCGGGATGCAGGCCTCGTGGGACTTCTTTTCGCAGTGCGAGGAACTGGGACTCGCCTGCTGGCAGGGGCTACTCCTGGCGACACACTGGATGTGCTGGGTCCTCTGGGCCGCGCCTTCGCGCCGCCGCCGGAAGAAAGGCAACCCCTTCTGGTAGCCGGTGGCCTGGGCGTTGCCCCGGTGCACTTTTTGGCTCAGGAGATGAGTGCGCAGGGCCTCCACCCCATGGTGCTTCTTGGCGCCCGCGATGCCGCAGCCCTCTGCGCGCTGGATGACCTCGCACGCCTCCCCGTCGTCTTGCACCTGGCTACAGAAGATGGAAGTCGGGGCTTCAAAGGACCAGTGACTGAGCTTCTTGCCACGGTACTTACTGACTTTCACCATAACGGCGTTGCTGTCTATGCGTGCGGGCCGGTGGGCATGCTCCGGGAAGTGACACGCATCTGTACGGCGAAGCGGGTCTGGGGACAGATATGCCTAGAAACCCTCATGGCTTGTGGGATCGGGGCGTGCATGGGGTGCGCAGTGCCCACACATGCCACGTCCGCGGGGCCCAACTACAAATTGGTGTGCAAAGACGGTCCAGTGTTTGACGTTCGGGAACTTGACCTTGAGCGCTGA